In Gossypium arboreum isolate Shixiya-1 chromosome 6, ASM2569848v2, whole genome shotgun sequence, the following are encoded in one genomic region:
- the LOC108455303 gene encoding uncharacterized protein LOC108455303, producing MSVLYNLRIRKLVNNTLCPVCKREEETVSHIVRDCSFTRQVSRELGCSSSTCNRETNWNFWLASVFEHLTEEECTKRTILLWAIWHNRNKMYHEGCKAQVHEAVGFINAYYAEIVHKSEVLKSRNEICNKTLQPPRGDRIKINFDAVFNNSQHKSVSGIIARNNDGKVMASCTYLGVNMADPTTTEARSCLQAVNMAEELGFQEVDVEGDVLTVI from the coding sequence ATGTCGGTTTTGTATAATCTGAGAATCCGCAAACTAGTGAATAACACGTTGTGCCCAGTGTGCAAAAGAGAGGAGGAGACAGTGAGCCATATCGTCCGGGATTGTTCTTTTACTCGACAAGTCTCACGGGAGCTGGGATGTAGTTCCTCAACATGCAACAGGGAAACAAATTGGAACTTTTGGTTAGCGTCGGTATTTGAACATCTTACCGAAGAGGAGTGCACAAAAAGAACTATTCTTTTATGGGCTATTTGGCATAACAGAAACAAAATGTATCATGAGGGATGTAAGGCTCAAGTGCATGAAGCCGTGGGATTTATTAATGCATATTATGCAGAAATTGTACACAAGAGTGAAGTGTTGAAAAGCAGAAATGAGATTTGCAATAAAACATTGCAGCCACCTAGAGGAGAcagaataaaaatcaattttgatGCAGTTTTCAACAATAGTCAACACAAATCAGTTTCTGGAATCATCGCAAGAAACAATGATGGAAAGGTTATGGCTTCGTGCACTTACCTAGGTGTGAATATGGCCGATCCAACTACGACCGAGGCTAGATCGTGTTTACAGGCAGTCAACATGGCAGAGGAACTGGGATTTCAAGAGGTAGATGTTGAGGGTGACGTGTTGACAGTTATTTGA